The following is a genomic window from Streptomyces chrestomyceticus JCM 4735.
GTTCGGAGGTGTCGCGGCGGGTGGCGAACAACTGGGCGGTCGCGTCCGAGGTCTGGTCGGCGTACACCTGGTCGCCCAGCAGGAGCAGGACGTCCGGGCGCGGGCGCGCGGGGTCGGCGGCGAGCGCGGCGGCGAGGGTGTCCAGGGCGTCCGGGCCCACCGGGTCGTGCGCGTCGGCGGGCGGCGCGGCCCAGCGGCAGGAGCCGAACGCGACCCGCAGGTGCTGGTCCGCCGGGTCGCCGCCCGGGGCCGCCGGAGTGCGGATCGTGCTCTCCGGGAAGCGGCTGCCGGGCTGCGGCCAGACCTGTTCGCCGTCGAGCAGGACCCGGTACGGGGTCTCGCCGGCCGGTGTCAGTCCGGCGACGGGCACCAGCGCGTAGTGGTGCCCGGCCACCTGCCACGTGCGTTCGGCGCCGCCGGCGCCGTTCTCGCAGCGGACGTGCACCTCGCAGGGCCGGTCGGTCTCGACCCACACCGTCGCGCTGATCTCGTCCACGTACCGCAGCAGCGGCCCCAGGAGCAGCCCGGCCATCGGCGATCCTCCCCTCGTACGGGCCGGTGCCCGTACGTATGTGCTCAGAGGATAGGAGCCGGTCGCGGGGCGACGGGACGGCTCCGGCCTCCTCGCGGGGAAAGACGGAGCCGTCCGGCCGCACGGTTGCGTCAGCCGGTCACCGGGTCCGGCGCCGGGCAGGCGTGGCAGCAGGAGTAACCATTCAGCAGCGGCCGCCCGGAGGCGGTGTTCAGCAGCGGTCCAGGATCTTCTTCAGCGCCGCCTTCTCGGCCGCGTCGGCCGTCAGCCCGTACACGTGTTTCACCGACACCCACATCCGGGCGTACATGCAGTGGTACGAGGTCTTCGGCGGCAGCCACTTGGCCGGGTCCTTGTCGCCCTTCTCCTGGTTCACGTTGTCGGTGACGGCGATCAACTGCGAGTGGGTGAGGTCGTTGGCCAGTTCCTTGCGGCGCTCGGTGGTCCACTTCGAGGCGCCGGACTTCCACGCCTCCGACAGCGGGACGACGTGGTCGATGTCCACGTCGGACGCCTTGTTCCACACGCCGTCGTCGTAGGCCGACTTCCAGGTGCCGCTGGTCGCGGCGCACTTGCCGTCGGTCTGCACGTTCTCGCCGTCCCGCTTGAGCACCACCTCGCGCGTGTTGCAGTTCTTGCCCTGGTCGGACCAGTGCGGGAACTTGTCGCGGCTGTAGCCGTCCTGCGAGCCCTGAGGTGCCTCCGTGAGCTGGGCGAGGTACGCACGGGCCGTGGCGGCGTCCGGCGGGGTGGGCGGTGCGGCCTGGGCGCTCTGGGTGCCGAGCACGAGTGTGCAGGCGAGGGCGGCGGCGGAGCCGGCGGCGACCGATACGCGACGCGCGTAGACCTTGGGCATCGTAACTCCCTGTCGGTGGGGGGAAGTTGAGGTGCGGGACGGAGCTCATGGTGGCGTCGTGGGGTTACCGCCGGGCGGGCTCCAGGTAACAGAGTGACGACATGCCCACGTCAGTTCAAGGGGTTGACGTGACGTCACCCGCCCCCGGCGCTCCGGAATGTGGCGCGCGCGGGCGCGTGCGCCCCTTCCGGAGTGCCGGCCTCCGCCGTGGCGTACCCGGCGCGCCCTTCCGCCGCCGCCCTACAGTGAGCGCGTGCTGCTGCCGGTCAATGCCACCCTCGGGATCGCTCTCGCCGTCCTGCTGGCCGCCGCCGTGGCCGCCGCCGCCCTCGCCCGCCTCGGCCACGCGCGGGCCGTCGCCCTCGCGGGCCTGCGCGCCGCCCTCCAGCTCGCCGCCGTCTCGTACCTCATCGGCTGGGTCGTCCGGTCCGTGCCCTGGCTGCTCTGCTTCCTCGTGCTGATGTTCACGGTCGCCGTACGGACCGCGGGCCGCCGCCTCACCCCGAACCGCACCTGGTGGTGGGCCGCGGCGCCCCTCGCCGCCGGGGTCGTGCCGGTCGTCGGCGCCCTGGTGCTCACCGGCCTGGTGCCGCCGCGCGGCATCACCCTCATTCCCGTCGCGGGCATCCTCATCGGCGGCGCCCTCACCGCCACCGTCCTCGGCGGGCGGCGGGCCCTGGACGAGCTGGAGACGCGGCACGGGGAGGTGGAGGCGGGGCTGGCGCTGGGCCTGCTCGACCGGGAGGCCCGGATGGAGGTCGCCCGTCCGGCCGCGTCCGACGCGCTGCTGCCGGGCCTGGACCAGACCCGCACCGTGGGACTCGTCACGCTCCCCGGGGCCTTCGTCGGCATGCTGCTCGGCGGCGCGTCACCCGTTCAGGCGGGCGCCGTGCAACTGTTCGTCCTGGTGGCGCTGCTCGCCGTCCAGACGGCGGCGGTGGCGGTGGTGCTGGAGCTGGTGGCCCGCGGGCGGCTGCACCGCGTACCCTTGGGCGCAGCAGAAGGGGAGTAGCTCTTCGCCGGACCGTCGACATACTGCCCGCCCGTCGGCCGCCACCGCCCAGGTGACAGGCCGCCCGCGGTGGGCCGGCGCCCGGAGCGTGGCAGGAGACCGGTGTCCTTGCCGCGCCAGCGAGACCTTCGGCCGCAGTGTTTGCGCAGACGCACGTGTGCGCAAGAGACGCTGCCGTGCCGAAGCGACCCCTTTTCCGGGCCCCTCGGTGCGGCCCGACCGATCGAGGTAAGACACCCCGTGTTCAGTTTCACCGTCGCCGCCGTCGTCTTCGGCGTCGTTTTCCTGGCCGAGCTGCCGGACAAGACCGCCCTCGCCGGGCTGATGCTCGGCACCCGCTACCGCGCTTCGTACGTGTTCGCCGGCGTCGCCGCGGCCTTCGCCGTGCACGTCGCGCTCGCCATCGCCGCGGGCAGCGTGCTGTCGCTGCTCCCGCACCGCCTCGTGCAGGCGGTCGTCGGCGTGCTCTTCCTCGCGGGCGCGGCCGTGCTGCTCTTCAAGAAGGACGAGGACGAGGAAGAGGTCAAGAAGCCCGCCGACCAGAGCTTCTGGAAGGTCTCCGGGGCGGGCTTCATGATGATCCTGGTCGCCGAGTTCGGCGATCTGACCCAGATCATGACCGCGAACCTCGCCGCCCGCTACGACGACCCGGTCTCGGTGGGCGTCGGCGCGGTGCTGGCCCTGTGGGCGGTGGCGGGCCTGGGCATCCTCGGCGGCCGCACGCTCATGAAGTACGTACCGCTCAAGCTGATCACGAAGGTGGCGGCGGCGGTGATGGTGCTGCTGGCCGGGTTCAGCCTGTATGAGGCGATCGTGGGCTGAGTACGGGTGCGGGGCGGGGACGCCTGCTGGGGTCCCCGCCCCGTCGGTCCTCGATGTATCAGCCCTCGATGTGCAGCGCGATCGACCCGTCCGCGAGCGCCTCGACCCGGATCTGCTCCAGGTCGCGTACGTGGACGTCGGGTCCGAAGGCCGCGGCCCGCTCGCCGACGCCGACCACCCGCATCCCGGCCGCGCGCCCGGCCGCGATACCGGCCTCGGAGTCCTCGAAGACCACGCAGTCCTCGGGCGCGTACCCCAGCTCGGCCGCGCCCTTGAGGAAGCCCTCGGGGTCCGGCTTGCTGGCGCTGACCGACTCGGCGGTGATCCGTACGTCCGGCATCGGCAGCCCGGCCGCGCCCATGCGGGCGTCGGACAGGGCGACGTCGGCGGAGGTCACCAGGGCGTGCGGGAGCCGGGCGAGGGCGGCCATGAAGGCGGGCGCGCCGGGCACCGGGACGACGCCGTCCACGTCGGCGGTCTCCTGCGCCAGCATCCGCCGGTTGTCCTCGTGGTTGAGTTCCATCGGGCGGTCGGGGAGCAGGGCGGCCATCGTGGCCCAGCCCTGCCGGCCGTGCACCACCTTGAGCACCTCGTCCGCGTCGAGCCCCTGCTCGGCGGCCCAGCGGCGCCAGCAGCGCTCGACCACGGCCTCGGAGTTCACGATCGTGCTGTCCATGTCCAGCAGCAGGGCGCGGGCTGTGAGCGGGGTGGTTGCCGGCATCGGCGGGCTCCTGGGCGCTGAGGAAAGAGTCAAGCGGCTCCGCCCGCCGGTCAGGGAGTGCGGGCGGAACCACTTTGTTCCTACACGATACAAAGAGCCTCCGCGAGAGGCCAACCGCCCCCTCCTGCGGCCCGCGCGCACCGGCCCCGGACGCCCCGCGCGCCCCCGCTCACGGTTCGACCGTACGGGCCTCCAGCGACCGCCGGGTCTGCACCCCGTAGACACCGGCCGGGTCCTGCCGCAGCCCGTGGAACCGCTGGAACGCGGCGACGGCTTCGCGTACGGCGACGTCGAAACGGCCGCTCTCCGGGCCCGGGTACACGGCCACCTGCTCCAGCCGCCGCTGCAGCTCCAGGACCTCCGGCCCGCTGGCCCCCTCCCGCAGCACCATCGGCCCGTCCGGCGGGCTGCTCGGCGCACGGCTCTCCGGGGCCCTGGTGATGCTGCCGGACGCCGTGGCCGTACTCGGGGCCGACGACGGGCCGGGGGCCGGGGACGAGGCACGGGACGGGCCGGCGGACGGCTCGGACCTGGTCACCTGCTGCGGCACCCGCGTGGGGACCGCGGGCGGCGGCGCGGCGCGGCGCCCCGGGCCGCCTCCTTCGGGGCTGCCGTCGCCGCTGCCCGAGGGGCGGGCCGCGCTGGGCATGTGCCGGTGGGTGTCGGGCAGCGCGCGGTCCTGGTCCGTGTCGGACAGCAGCGCGCCGCTGAGCAGCACCGCGCCCGCTGCCAGGCCTGCCGCGGAGACCGCCATGGCGGCCAGGGCCGCCTGCTTCCTACGGCGCCGGGAGACTTCGTGGGCGGGGGTGTCGGCGCCGGTGTCGGTTGCGGTGGAGGTGAGGTCATCGGCGCCGATGCGGGCCCGGGAGCCTGGGTGGGCACGGGTGTCGGCCGCGGCCTCGGCGTGGGTGCCGGTACGGGGGACGGCGCGGGCGTCGGCAGGTGAACCGGCGTGCGGACCGGCTTGTGTCTCCGTCCGCCCTCCGGAGCGCAGGCCCGCGCGCGACCCGGCGCGCGCCCCCGGCCGGGACCCGGCCGGCGGCACCGTACGGGAGCCGAAGCGTGGCGCGGGACGCGGGTCGGGGCGCATGGCGTCCGCCGTCGTGCCCGCCGCCGTCCCGGTGGCATCCGCCCCGTCCGGCAGCCGCACGTACGGGCGTACCCGCAGGGGATCGAAGTCCTCGGCGCCGGCCGCCTCGCACAGACACCTCGGCCGGCCGTCGTCACGCGTGGGTGCCGAGCAGTGCGGGCAGGACTGAGCCGTCACGAGCGTTCCCCCTCCTGAACCTCTCGATCGGTCAGTGATTATCCCGGTCTGATCCCTTCCTGCACAGGGAGCCTCCTGGCACCGCCCGGCCGCACCCCGTTCAGCAGGCCGTATCCCGCCGAAACGATCAGGATGGAGGGAAGCCCGGCCCCGTCCGTACGGTCCGCCCGCAGGCCCCGCCCGTACGCCCCGTCGTACGGCCGGCCCGCACGACCCGCACGAGGAGAGACACTCATGGCGCAGGACACCGGTGCCCCGGCCGTGCCCGGCGAGGGGCAGTCCCGGCGGACGGTCCTCGTCGCGATCGGCGCGCTGCTGCTCGGTCTGCTCATCGCGGCACTCGACCAGACCATCGTCGCCACCGCGCTGCCCACCATCGTCAGCGACCTCGGCGGTCTGGACCACCTGTCCTGGGTGGTCACCGCGTACCTGCTGGCTTCGACCGCCGCGACCCCGCTGTGGGGCAAGCTCGGCGACCAGTACGGGCGCAAGCGGCTGTTCCAGACCGCCATCGTGATCTTCCTGATCGGGTCCGCGCTGTGCGGCATCGCGCAGGACATGCCGCAGCTCATCGCGTTCCGCGCCGTCCAGGGGCTGGGCGGCGGCGGGCTGATCGTGCTGTCGATGGCGATCGTCGGCGACATCGTGCCGCCCCGCGACCGCGGCCGCTACCAGGGCCTGTTCGGCGCGGTCTTCGGCGCCACCAGCGTCCTCGGGCCGCTGCTCGGCGGCCTGTTCGTGGACCACCTGAGCTGGCGCTGGGTGTTCTACATCAACCTGCCCATCGGGATCGTCGCGCTGGCCGTGATCGCCGCGGTGCTGCACATCCCCGTCCGCCGCACCCCGCACCGCATCGACTACCTCGGCACCGTCCTGATCGCCGCGGTCGCCGCCTGCTTCGTCCTGATGACCTCGCTCGGCGGCGTCAGCTACGGCTGGGGCTCCTGGCAGATCATCGGCCTCGGGGTGCTCGGCCTGGTCCTGCTGGCCGTGTTCGTCGCCGTCGAGCGCCGGGCCGCCGAACCGGTCCTCCCGCTGCGCCTGTTCCGGCTGCGCTCCTTCACCCTCACGGCGGTCATCGGCTTCGTCATCGGCTTCGCGATGTTCGGCTCGATGACCTATCTGCCGACCTTCCTCCAGGTGGTGCAGGGCGTCTCACCGACCATGTCCGGCGTGCACATGCTGCCGATGGTGATCGGCATGCTGCTGTCCTCGACCGGGTCCGGCCAGCTCGTCAGCCGTACCGGGCGCTACAAGGTCTTCCCCATCGCCGGCACCGCCGTCACGGCGATCGGCCTGCTGCTCCTGCACCAGCTCGGCCCGGCCAGCAGCACCACCGTGATGAGCCTGTACTTCTTCGTCTTCGGCTTCGGGCTGGGCCTGGTCATGCAGGTGCTGGTCCTGATCGTGCAGAACGCCGTCGACTACCAGGACCTCGGCGTCGCCACCTCGGGCGCCACCTTCTTCCGTTCGATCGGCTCCTCCTTCGGCGTCTCCATCTTCGGCACGATCTTCGCCAACAAGCTGGGGCCCCGGATCGCCGACGCCCTCGCGGGCAAGCAACTGCCGCCCGGCACCGACCCGTCCAGGATCGCGGAAGACCCGCGGACGGTCGGACAACTGCCCCCCGACGCCGCGTCCGGAGTGCTCGACGCCTACTCGACCTCCATCACCGACGTCTTCCTCTACGCGGTCCCGGTCGTCCTGATCGCCTTCGTCCTGGCCTGGTTCCTCCGCGAGGAGCCGCTGCGCCGGGGCGTCACCGCGCCCGACACCTCCGAGGTGCTCTCCTCGAACCCCGTACACCGTTCCTCGTACGAGGAGGTCTGCCGTGCGCTGTCCCGGCTGGGCAGCCTGGAGGGCCGCAAGGCGGTCCACGAGCGGATCACCGAAACGGCCGGGCTGGACCTCCGGCCCGCGGCGAGCTGGATGCTGCTGCGCATCCACCGCTTCGGGTCGGTGGAGCCCGCGCTGCTCTCCGAGCGCAGCATCGTGCCGTTCCGGGTGATCGCCGACGCGACCCGGCAGATCGAGGAGCGCGGCCTGGCCGTACGGGAAGGGCTGCCGCTGGTCCTCACCGACAAGGGCCGGGCGGTCGCGGAACGGCTGGCCGCCGCGCGCCGCGCGTCGCTGGCCGAACTGCTCGGGGACTGGTGGACCGAGGACCGGCCGACCGACCTCACGGAACTGGTCGACGAGCTGACGGCGGAACTGTGCGGCTCGGACGCGGAGAGCCCGCGCCGGGACGACACCCGCAGACGCCGGCCGCCGGCGGGGCGCTGAGCGGAGCCCCGCCCGGCCTCAGCGTCCCGGGGCCGCCCCTGCCACCGCCTTCTCGAAGAACAGCTCCGCGTACCGGTCCTCCTTGTACGCGGGGATCTCTTCGTACCCGTACGCCCGGTAGAGCGCGACGGCCTCGGTGAGATCCCGCCGGGTGTCCAACCGGAGCCGCTCGGCGCCCAGTTCCGCCGCATGCCGCTCGACGGCGCGCATCAGCACGCCCGCCGCGCCCCGGCCGCGCCAGGGCTCGCGGACGTACACCCGCTTCAGCTCCGCCGTGCGCCCGCCGTCGATGAGCAGCAGCCCGGCGCATCCGGCGGCTTCACCGGCCTGCCGGGCGACGAACAACGCCCCGTTGGGTGGCATCAGTTGACCGGGCGGATACTCCGCCACGCCCGCGTCGATCTCCTCGGGCGTGATCCGCGGCCACCCGTGCAGGGTGTGGTACCGCTGCGCGACCTCGGTGTAGTACGCGCGGAACAGGGCGGTGGCGGCGGGGGAGTCGTCGGGCTCGACCGAGAGGTGCCAGGTCTCGGGCAGGCGCCTGGTGGCGGCGTCAGTCATGGCGGCATTGTGCCGGTACGGGAAGGAGCGCCGCCTCCGGATATCGTGCGGCGCCGGGCCGTGGCACCCGTCGGACCGAGTCGCCGCGCCGGGCCGTGGCCGCCGCGCCCCGCCGGGCCCGGTCGCGCGCCAAGGGCCCGTCAGCAGCCGGTGTTTGGTGTCCGGCGCCGCGGCTACCCGATCCGTATGTCCATCACCTTGATCATCGTCCCTGTGGTGGCGCTCCTGGTGATCGCCGCTCTCGTCCTCATGGCACGCGCCAAGGTCGCGCGCAGTGGCAGCAGAGGTCTGCGGCGCCGCTTCGGCCCGGAGTACGAACGGGCCGTCGCCGTGCACGACGGCGACACCGCGGCCGCCGAACGCGAACTGAACCAGCGGCTGGACCGCCACGGCGCGTTCCGCCCGCAGCCGCTCACCGCCGAACTGCGCCTGCAGTACGAGGAGCGGTGGGAGGCCGTGCAGCGGCAGTTCGTCGACGAGCCCGAACAGGCCGTCGTCGAGGCCGACCTGCTGATCGGCCGGCTCGCCCGCGAGCGCGGCTACCCCGCGGACACCTACGACGAGCAGACCGACGCGCTCTCCGTCCACCACGCGCAGGGCGTCCACGACTACCGCAAGGCCCACGAGACCGCCGTACGCGCCAGGAACAACCGGCCCGAGAACGCCGCCGGTACCGAGGAACTGCGCGCCGCCGTGGTGCACGCGCGCACCCTGTTCACCGAACTCCTCGAAGCCGGTACGGGCCGCTCGGCCACCTCGCACGGCCGCGACCACGGCCCCCGGAACCACGGCCGCGGCGGCACGGCGCACGGCCGCGCCGACCTGGCCCGCGACGGCCACGCCCCGGCGGCCGGCCGGCCCGGCACCCGGAACCACAAGCCCACCGCCCGGCGGCTCGGCGACCGGCTGCGTTCCCCCTGGACGCACGGCGGCGGCCACGGGCACGACACCGCGGAAGGCGGTGCGCGATGAGCACCTACGACGAACGCGGGACCGGTCCCGCCGGGACGCCCGAGGAGCGCGCGGCGAGCGAAGGCATGCCGCCCCCGGAGCGCGGGGCCGCCGCGTACGAAGGCGACCGCAGCGCGCAGCAGCCGGCCGCACCGCCGCCCACCGCCACGTCGGGCGCCACCGAGTCCGTACCCGGTGTGTACGCCGGTCTGCCCGGCACCGAGACCGACTACCCGGCGGGAACGCCCGGCGGCCCCGGAACCGGCACTCCTACTTCGTCCGCCCCCGGCTCCTCCGCACCTGGTTCGTCCCCCCACGGTGAGGGCTTCGGCCGGGCGGGCGCCCCCGAGCCCCTGCTCCCCTCCGACGCCCGGGAGAAGCTGCGGCAGCGGCTCGACCACGCCGTCAACGGCTTCGTCGACCGCCCCCGCGAGGCCGTGCAGGAAGCCGACGGCATCTACGAAGAGCTGGCCGCCCTCCTGCCGGAGGCGCTGGCCGCCCGCCGCCGCGCCCTGCACGCGTCCTGGGAGCAGGGCGACACCGACACCGAACAGCTCCGCGTCGCCCTGCGCCACTACCGGGAGACCGCCCAGCGTCTGCTCGACTTCTGAGCCGCCCCGGAAGCCCCCGGAACCCGTACGCTCAGCCCTGTTCCTTCGGCCCGGCCTGCTGCACCACCTCGAACGACCAGAGCGTGGACCCGGAAGCGGCGGGCTTGGGCCGCTCGCCGCCTTCCGCGCCACCGCCCTGGTGCGCGGCCTTCATCGGGCCCTCCATCCACGCCTGGAACGACTCCTCGTCGCGCCAGCGCGTGTAGACGAGGTACTGGTCGGTGCCCTCGACCGGGCGCAGCAGCTCGAACCACTCGAAGCCGTCCGAGGACTCCACGGAACCGGCCCGCGCGCCGAAGCGCTTCTCCAGAACCTCCCGCTGTTCGGCGGGTACGGTCAGCACATTGATCTTCACGATGCTCATACCGAACATCGTGCCCCATACCGTCCGGCGGGCGGAGACCAGGGCCGTCCGGCGGGTGGCGGCCGGGGCCCGGGCCGGCGCCCGGGATCAGCCGTGCAGCTTCAGTCCCTTGATCACCTTGTCGACCGGCTTGCGCGGGCCGTGGACCGCCACGCCGACCAGGTCGAGGTCGTCGGCGGCGACCGCGCGTACGACCGCGCGGTTGTCGTCGTCGTTGCCGGTGGTGAACATGTCCGCGGTGTACAGGGCGGTGGGCAGTTCCCGGGAGAGGGCGCGGGCACGGGTGCGGGCCAGGCCGGCGGAGTCGGCGGCGAAGCACAGGACCGGTTCGCGGAGCAGCGCCAGGTAGTCGTTGGCCGAGGCGTCCTCGTACCGCTTGCCCATGATGTCGTCGGAAGCGTGCGCGATGCCGCTCGCCAGGAAGGCCGTCACATTCAGCTTCTGCCAGGTGGCGAGGTCTTCGCGGACCACGATGGCGATCTTCGTGGGGAAGCGGTCGGCGGTCTCGGCCGGTGTTCCGGCAGTCAGGTCGGTGCTCATGCGGTGAGTCTCGTCCGGACGCGGAGCGCCGTATTGAACGCTGGTGCGCCCCCGGGGCAGAGCCGGACTGCCCGAGTGCCGCAGCTCGGCCGGATGCGCCACTTCCGTTGTCGGTGGTCGGGGTTAGCGTCGGAGTATGTCGAACTCAGAAGCGGGACAGGGGCCGTCGCAGGCGGCGCGGCGGGTCGGCAGGCCGGCGCGGCCGACGGGCTGGAAGCGGCTTGCCTTCCGGGCTCCGATCCACCTCTACCGGCTCGGTCTCGGCGGTCTCTTCGGCAAGCGGCTGCTGCTTCTGGAGCACCTGGGCCGTACGTCGGGCAAGACCCGGCGGGTCGTCCTGGAGGTGGTGTCGTACGACCGGCAGGCCCGTACGTGGACGCTGGCCTCCGGCTTCGGCCCGGGCGCGCAGTGGTACCGCAACCTCCAGGCGCAGCCCAGGGCCACCATCCAGGTGGGCCGCCGGCGGTGTGCCGTGATCGCGCACTTCCTCCCCGCCGACGAGGGCGGCCGGATCATGGCGCGGTACGCGCCGAAGCATCCGAAGGCGGCCCGCCAGTTGACGGCGTACATGGGGTTCGAGGTGGACGGCACGGCGGAGGGCTACCGGCAGGCGGGGGAGAACATACCGTTCGTACGGCTCGTGGAGCAGTGACCCGGAGGGGTTCAACGGGGCGGCGGCGCGGTGGTGACGGTCGCGTCCGCTGTTGGGGTTGCAGCCGCCGGGGCGCCGGAGTGTGGCCGGGCCCGGACGGCGGTTTCCCGCCAGCATGGTGGCCGGGGCGCGCGAGGGCGCGGCCCGGTGACGAAAGGGAACCCCTTGTACTCCATGCGGAAGTTCACCCGCGCCGCAGTGGTGTCGGTGTCCGCGCTCGGCGCCGTCCTGGCCGCCGTTCCCGCCGCGTCGGCCTGTCCCGCGCACGACCGTTCGGCGGGTGGTGACAGTTGCCGCTTCGCCTACACCAGCTTCTTCCCCTCGCCGTCCGGCGCGACCACGGGGGACGGGCTGTACGCGCACGGCCGGAAGGACCCGACGGGACGCACCTGCGACAACGGCGGGTGGGTGGGCCCGAACCGACCGAGCGACACCTGAGGCAGAAGCCTCACCCACCGCTGAAAACGCCTGTGCGCGAGGACGGGTCTCGTCCTCGCGCACAGGCGCTGTGAGCGTTACGGGGCGGAGGCTCGCGCCACCGGCCGTATCAGGCAGGCGACTCCGCTGTCACCCGTCGCTTGCCCGAAGCGGCCTTGGCACCCGCACCGGCGGCCCGGCGCAGCGCGCGCGCCTCCGACTCCGTCTCGACGGCGGGGGGCGACCCCGGCAGCGGCTTGCACGCGCTCTCCGACATCAGCAGGACCGCGATCCCGCCGACCACGGCGGCGGCCATCATGTAGAACGCCGGCATCATGTTGTTGCCCGTGGCGCCGATCAGCGCGGTCACCACCAGCGGAGTCGTACCGCCGAAGATGGAGACCGAGACGTTGAAGCCGATGGACAGCGAGCCGTAGCGCACCTTCGTCGGGAACAGCGCGGGCAGCGTGGACGGCATGGTGGACGTGAAGCACACCAGCAGCAGGCCGAGGACGGCCATGCCCAGCGCGATGCCGGCCAGCGAACCCTGCCGGATCAGCAGCAGCGACGGCACGGACAGCACCAGGAAGCCGACACAGCCGGTCGCGATGACCGGACGGCGTCCGAAGCGGTCGGTGAGCCGGCCCGCGAAGGGCTGCACGCACATCATCACGACCATGACGGCCAGCACGACCAGCAGTCCGTGCGTCTCGTCGTACTTCAGCTCCGAGGTGAGGTAGCTGGGCATGTACGACAGCAGCATGTAGTCGGTGACGTTGAAGACCAGGACCAGGCCGACGCAGAGCAGCATCGGGCGCCACTGACCGAAGATCATCTCGCGCAGGCCGATCTTCTTCTCGGCCTCCCGGCGCTCCTTCTCCTTGGACCGCGCCTCCTTCTCCAACTGCGCGAAGGCGGGGGTCTCCTCCAGCCGCATCCGCAGGTAGAGGCCGATGATGCCCATCGGGCCCGCGACCAGGAACGGGATGCGCCAGCCCCAGGAGAGCAGGGCGTCGTGGTCGTGGCGGAAGAGGTAGGTCAGCAGCGTGACCAGGCCGGCGCCGCCGACGTAACCGGCGAGGGTGCCGAACTCCAGCCAACTGCCCATGAAGCCGCGCTTCTTGTCGGGCGCGTACTCGGCGATGAAGGTGGAGGCGCCGCCGTACTCGCCGCCGGTCGAGAAGCCCTGGATCAGCCGGGCGACCAGCAGGAGGATCGGTGCTCCGACGCCGATGGAGGCGTACGAGGGGATCAGGCCGATCGCGAAGGTGCCCGCCGACATCATGATCATGGTGATGGCGAGGATCTTCTGGCGGCCGATACGGTCACCGAGCGGCCCGAAGACCATGCCGCCGATGGGGCGGACGAGGAAGGCCGCGGCGAAGGTGCCGAACGTCGACAGCAACTGCGCGGTCGGGTTGCCGGACGGGAAGAAGACCTGTCCGAGCGTGACCGCGATGTAGCTGTAGACGCCGAAGTCGAACCACTCCATCGCATTGCCGACAGCGGCTGCCGAGACGGCCCGCTTGACCATGGACGGATCGACGACGGTGATGTCGTCGCTGCCCTGCCCCCGGTTCTCCGGTTTCTCCGGCCCGGCCGGATCGGTTACGGGACCACCGGTACGGGTCCGCGGTGCGACGGGTGACTGCGTCGGCACGTGCTCGCTCGCCTGCGCTCTCTGGGACGACTGCATGGAACACCCGCACCAGGCGGGTCGGGCCCGCCATGGCGTGACGGGCAAAGGTCGACCATAGGGGCAGAGCGGCTCATCACGGACAGTGAGCGATTGACGGCGCAACAGCGTGGATCCCTGCTCCTGGCAGGGAAGGAAGCGCCCCGAGGGGCCTTATCCGGCCTTTATGAATGTGATCCATCTCGCCAGGATCACCGCAACCGAATTGCCCTGGTGTGCGCCGGATATGCACGGCACGAACCTGACCCTGCCCACTCCGGGCGGATG
Proteins encoded in this region:
- a CDS encoding HNH endonuclease family protein, translating into MPKVYARRVSVAAGSAAALACTLVLGTQSAQAAPPTPPDAATARAYLAQLTEAPQGSQDGYSRDKFPHWSDQGKNCNTREVVLKRDGENVQTDGKCAATSGTWKSAYDDGVWNKASDVDIDHVVPLSEAWKSGASKWTTERRKELANDLTHSQLIAVTDNVNQEKGDKDPAKWLPPKTSYHCMYARMWVSVKHVYGLTADAAEKAALKKILDRC
- a CDS encoding ABC transporter permease, whose amino-acid sequence is MLLPVNATLGIALAVLLAAAVAAAALARLGHARAVALAGLRAALQLAAVSYLIGWVVRSVPWLLCFLVLMFTVAVRTAGRRLTPNRTWWWAAAPLAAGVVPVVGALVLTGLVPPRGITLIPVAGILIGGALTATVLGGRRALDELETRHGEVEAGLALGLLDREARMEVARPAASDALLPGLDQTRTVGLVTLPGAFVGMLLGGASPVQAGAVQLFVLVALLAVQTAAVAVVLELVARGRLHRVPLGAAEGE
- a CDS encoding TMEM165/GDT1 family protein — its product is MFSFTVAAVVFGVVFLAELPDKTALAGLMLGTRYRASYVFAGVAAAFAVHVALAIAAGSVLSLLPHRLVQAVVGVLFLAGAAVLLFKKDEDEEEVKKPADQSFWKVSGAGFMMILVAEFGDLTQIMTANLAARYDDPVSVGVGAVLALWAVAGLGILGGRTLMKYVPLKLITKVAAAVMVLLAGFSLYEAIVG
- a CDS encoding HAD-IA family hydrolase, with product MPATTPLTARALLLDMDSTIVNSEAVVERCWRRWAAEQGLDADEVLKVVHGRQGWATMAALLPDRPMELNHEDNRRMLAQETADVDGVVPVPGAPAFMAALARLPHALVTSADVALSDARMGAAGLPMPDVRITAESVSASKPDPEGFLKGAAELGYAPEDCVVFEDSEAGIAAGRAAGMRVVGVGERAAAFGPDVHVRDLEQIRVEALADGSIALHIEG
- a CDS encoding peptidoglycan-binding domain-containing protein, giving the protein MTAQSCPHCSAPTRDDGRPRCLCEAAGAEDFDPLRVRPYVRLPDGADATGTAAGTTADAMRPDPRPAPRFGSRTVPPAGSRPGARAGSRAGLRSGGRTETQAGPHAGSPADARAVPRTGTHAEAAADTRAHPGSRARIGADDLTSTATDTGADTPAHEVSRRRRKQAALAAMAVSAAGLAAGAVLLSGALLSDTDQDRALPDTHRHMPSAARPSGSGDGSPEGGGPGRRAAPPPAVPTRVPQQVTRSEPSAGPSRASSPAPGPSSAPSTATASGSITRAPESRAPSSPPDGPMVLREGASGPEVLELQRRLEQVAVYPGPESGRFDVAVREAVAAFQRFHGLRQDPAGVYGVQTRRSLEARTVEP
- a CDS encoding MDR family MFS transporter, with the translated sequence MAQDTGAPAVPGEGQSRRTVLVAIGALLLGLLIAALDQTIVATALPTIVSDLGGLDHLSWVVTAYLLASTAATPLWGKLGDQYGRKRLFQTAIVIFLIGSALCGIAQDMPQLIAFRAVQGLGGGGLIVLSMAIVGDIVPPRDRGRYQGLFGAVFGATSVLGPLLGGLFVDHLSWRWVFYINLPIGIVALAVIAAVLHIPVRRTPHRIDYLGTVLIAAVAACFVLMTSLGGVSYGWGSWQIIGLGVLGLVLLAVFVAVERRAAEPVLPLRLFRLRSFTLTAVIGFVIGFAMFGSMTYLPTFLQVVQGVSPTMSGVHMLPMVIGMLLSSTGSGQLVSRTGRYKVFPIAGTAVTAIGLLLLHQLGPASSTTVMSLYFFVFGFGLGLVMQVLVLIVQNAVDYQDLGVATSGATFFRSIGSSFGVSIFGTIFANKLGPRIADALAGKQLPPGTDPSRIAEDPRTVGQLPPDAASGVLDAYSTSITDVFLYAVPVVLIAFVLAWFLREEPLRRGVTAPDTSEVLSSNPVHRSSYEEVCRALSRLGSLEGRKAVHERITETAGLDLRPAASWMLLRIHRFGSVEPALLSERSIVPFRVIADATRQIEERGLAVREGLPLVLTDKGRAVAERLAAARRASLAELLGDWWTEDRPTDLTELVDELTAELCGSDAESPRRDDTRRRRPPAGR
- a CDS encoding GNAT family N-acetyltransferase, producing MTDAATRRLPETWHLSVEPDDSPAATALFRAYYTEVAQRYHTLHGWPRITPEEIDAGVAEYPPGQLMPPNGALFVARQAGEAAGCAGLLLIDGGRTAELKRVYVREPWRGRGAAGVLMRAVERHAAELGAERLRLDTRRDLTEAVALYRAYGYEEIPAYKEDRYAELFFEKAVAGAAPGR